Proteins encoded within one genomic window of Diceros bicornis minor isolate mBicDic1 chromosome X, mDicBic1.mat.cur, whole genome shotgun sequence:
- the FRMD7 gene encoding FERM domain-containing protein 7: MEISHQGSQKGLVHNRLHKDAEWQCAYTILRGADSGPLPEWAIGQKSSGKALFNLSCSHLNLAEKEYFGLEFCSHSGNNVWLELLKPITKQVKNPKEVVFKFMVKFFPVDPGHLREELTRYLFTLQIKKDLALGRLPCSDNCTALMISHILQSELGDFHEETDRKHLARTRYLPNQDCLESKIMHFHQKHIGRSPAESDILLLDIARKLDMYGIRPHPASDGEGMQIHLAVAHMGVLVLRGNTKINTFNWAKIRKLSFKRKHFLIKLHANLLVLCKDTLEFTMASRDACKAFWKTCVEYHAFFRLSEEPKSKPKTLLCSKGSSFRYSGRTQRQLLEYGKKGRLKSLPFERKHYPSQYHERQCRSSPDLLSDVSKQVEDLRLAYGSGYYRNVSGVHASEPVLDSRRRNSAVEVTFAAKLERSKPEADPTPLHQSQSSSSFSFIYTDPVFSADPDPDTDPRDYLEERSPLSSFQTSCKFADNHMSTSSGLTSKVTPARQLTYTDVPYIPCTGQQVDIMPPQVFFYVDRPPQVPRRSPIMAEERERPDRCLEPTAMKPAKKSPRNIRMKSFQQDFQELQEAMARTSGRSNINVDLEEEDPNLEDAFAYNIQEQTPKRSQSQSDMKTIRFPFGSEFRPLGPCPALSRKADLFTYMFAEQEFPTVPMDRGAAERYVASESSDSESEILKPDYYSLYGKGIRSPRARIRLSSGSLQLDEEDEDVSFNTPTAEDRTLPKPCNYFLT; this comes from the exons ATGGAAATTAGCCATCAGGGCAGCCAGAAGGGACTAGTTCACAATCGTCTCCATAAAGATGCTGAGTGGCAATGTGCTTATACTATTCTGCGTGGAGCTGATTCTGGACCCTTGCCAGAGTGGGCAATTGGG caAAAGTCATCCGGGAAGGCGCTGTTTAACCTGAGTTGCAGCCATCTAAATCTTGCTGAAAAGGAATATTTTGGATTAGAATTCTGTAGCCATTCTGGAAATAAT GTCTGGTTGGAACTTCTAAAGCCCATTACAAAGCAAGTAAAAA ATCCTAAGGAGGTTGTTTTCAAATTTATGGTGAAATTTTTCCCagtggaccctggacatctgcgAGAAGAGCTTACAAG GTATCTTTTTACTCTTCAAATAAAGAAGGATTTGGCACTAGGAAGGCTGCCATGCAGTGACAACTGTACAGCGTTGATGATATCTCACATCTTACAAT CAGAACTGGGAGACTTCCATGAAGAAACAGATAGGAAACATCTGGCACGAACCCGGTACTTACCGAACCAAGACTGTTTAGAGAGCAAGATCATGCACTTTCATCAGAAGCACAT TGGCAGGAGCCCAGCTGAATCTGACATTCTGCTACTGGACATAGCGAGGAAGCTTGATATGTACGGCATCAGGCCTCACCCCGCCAGTGATGGCGAAGGGATGCAGATCCACCTGGCTGTTGCACACATGGGAGTACTGGTGTTACGG GGAAATACAAAGATCAATACTTTCAACTGGGCTAAAATCCGCAAATTGAGTTTTAAGAGAAAGCATTTTCTCATCAAGCTTCACGCCAACCTCTTG GTGTTGTGCAAGGACACCTTGGAATTCACCATGGCCAGCCGAGATGCCTGCAAGGCTTTCTGGAAGACTTGTGTGGAGTACCATGCTTTCTTCAGACTTTCTGAAGAGCCCAAATCAAAGCCCAAAACCCTACTCTGCAGCAAAGGTTCTAGCTTCCGCTATAG TGGAAGAACCCAAAGGCAACTTTTGGAATATGGAAAAAAAGGCAGGTTGAAGAGCTTGCCGTTTGAAAG GAAACATTATCCATCTCAGTACCATGAACGACAGTGCAGGTCCTCACCAGACCTCCTCTCTGATGTGTCAAAACAA GTGGAAGATTTGAGACTAGCATATGGCAGTGGGTACTATCGAAACGTGAGTGGAGTGCACGCATCTGAGCCTGTGCTAGACAGTAGGAGGAGAAACTCTGCAGTGGAAGTGACGTTTGCAGCCAAGCTGGAGCGGTCCAAACCAGAGGCAGATCCCACACCATTACATCAGTCCCAAAGcagttcctctttctcttttatttatacaGACCCTGTCTTTAGCGCTGACCCCGATCCTGACACTGATCCCAGAGACTACTTGGAGGAAAGGAGTCCTCTAAGCTCCTTCCAAACAAGCTGTAAGTTTGCTGACAATCACATGAGCACATCTTCTGGCCTGACAAGCAAAGTGACTCCAGCAAGGCAGCTAACTTACACAGATGTGCCCTATATCCCTTGTACTGGTCAGCAGGTTGATATTATGCCTCCTCAAGTCTTTTTTTATGTGGACAGACCACCCCAGGTGCCCCGAAGGTCTCCAATCATGGCAGAGGAAAGGGAAAGGCCAGACAGGTGTCTAGAGCCCACTGCAATGAAGCCAGCCAAAAAAAGCCCAAGGAATATCAGAATGAAGAGCTTTCAGCAAGACTTTCAAGAACTCCAAGAAGCTATGGCCAGGACTAGTGGTAGAAGCAACATCAATGTAGATCTAGAAGAGGAAGACCCAAATTTAGAAGATGCATTTGCATATAACATTCAAGAGCAAACCCCTAAACGATCCCAGAGCCAATCAGACATGAAAACTATCCGTTTTCCTTTTGGGTCAGAATTTAGACCCTTAGGGCCTTGTCCTGCTCTGAGTCGTAAAGCTGACCTGTTTACGTATATGTTTGCAGAGCAAGAGTTTCCAACAGTTCCAATGGATCGGGGAGCAGCAGAAAGATATGTAGCTAGTGAATCCAGTGATTCTGAATCAGAGATTCTTAAACCAGACTACTACTCTTTGTATGGCAAAGGAATAAGGTCACCCAGGGCCAGAATCCGCTTGTCTTCTGGTAGTCTACAGCTAGATGAAGAAGATGAAGATGTTTCTTTCAATACACCAACTGCTGAAGACAGGACTTTGCCAAAACCATGTAATTACTTTTTAACTTAA